AAAATGAGAAGTGGGTGACGGACATCACGGAGTTTAAGTTATTTGGAGAAAAGCTGTATCTTTCCCCCATTTTGGACTTATTCAACGGAGAGATTATCACCTATACCATCGGTTCACGATCAACCTATTCTCTGGTATCTGAGATGCTTGATACAGGACTGAAGCGTCTGCCGGAGAAGCACCGTCTTCTCCTTCATTCAGATCAAGGATGGCATTACCAAATGAAGACGTATTGCCATGTGCTGAAGTCGAGAGGCATTCTTCAAAGCATGTCACGAAGAGGGAATTGTTATGACAACGCCGTCATTGAGAATTTCTTTGGCATTCTCAAGTCGGAGTTTTTATACTACAAAAAGTTTGAAAGTGTAGAGCATTTCAAGAAGGAACTGGAAAAATACATTAAATACTACAATACCAAACGGTTGAAGGCAAAAATCAAAATGAGTCCGGTACAGTACCGAACTCATTTTGAGAAAGCTGCCTGAAGAAATAACCGTGTCTAACTTTTGGGGGTCACTTCATTTCCGCGACTTATTTGCTGCACCAAGTTCTTCTTCGCCTTAACGCTGTTGAGCATAATAAGCTGAACTCTGGCCTGAGTCCTCCTATTTTTATCAGTTCTTGTAAAGCCGCCGGTTACCTTTTGGTAAGTACCTGAAAAAAATGTGCGTACTTATAATTTGAGGCAATCGCCATTATACTCATGAATAAAGGAGGGGTCACATGAAAACCCTGGTGATTGTAACGCACCCAAACTTAGAAACGTCAACGATTAATAAACGGCTGGTAGAAGAATTAAATAAGTTTCCGGAGAAGTATACCGTCCATGATTTGTACAAGACATACCCCGACGGGAACATTGATGTAAAGAGCGAACAGAGATTGGTAGAATCGCATGCAAATCTAGTATTTCAGTTCCCGATCTTCTGGTTCAATTGCCCGCCACTGTTGAAAAAATGGCTTGATGATGTATTGACTTACGGCTGGGGCTATGGTTCAAGCAGCGGTAACCAAATGAAACATCGAAAAGTCGCTCTAGCCGTGTCAACCGGGATAAGACGAGAGGAATATAGTTCTGACGGGAAATACAAATATTCGTTAGAGCAACTGCTAGCACCATTTGAAACAACGTTCCATTACTGCAATTCAGACTACCGCTCGTTCTTTGCTGTTTATGGTAAGGAGGGCGACGAAGCGTCAACAGTCGAAGACAATAGACCGACGACCAACCTATTGGAAGTGAGAGCACATGAATATCTTCGCTTTATAGACACTCTGTAAGGCATACACTCTTCAGGAGGTTTAATCAAGCCTCCTGTTTTTCTCTCCCCACTCACACATCATATGTAAAATTGGAATGATCGATTGCCCTAGTTCCGATAAGGAATATTCAACCTTCGGGGGAATTTGGGCATAATCTTTGCGGAGAATCAAGCCGTCCGCTTCGAGCTCTTTTAGCATCATACTTAACGTCTTGAAAGGAATGCCGTTAATTTTACGTAACATTTCATTGGGCCCTTTTCAACTCAGAATCAGTCGACATCGAGAATTTGCCGGAGATGATGATTCAGATGCTCGACATAATCATCCACTAGCCACAACAAGGTTCGGATCTCCCCATCCGGCAGCAGCACCTGACTTGAAGATAACGATTCTTCAGGGATAGAGGAAATGACTCTAAGAATAGAGAGATTTACACTCTCCCAGAGCGCCAGGACCTCCTCCACCGAAGCCGTTTCATAGCGTTGCGCCACAACCCAAGCATCTTGGTTATATGAAGTTACCGTATATCTTCCCGATGTATGCTGGGCGTCAATGAACCGAATCAAATTATGAATGGCCGAATCGCACAGATGACCCAGGATTTGCAGTCTGGACCATTTCCCTTCGGACCGTGGAACCCTCATATGCTCGCAGCCCAATTGTTCGATTTTTGCGGGAATTGCTTGGACGAACCCTTCAAGTCGGTCGATAGATCTCTTTTCCAAAACGATCTCTCCTTCGTGTCTAGTTATATACGTTATTATATTCGGGTATAATTCGCTGCCTGTCTAGGGCTGAGTCAAAAAAATGATATTTATAACTACATTCCGATTTTTGACGCTGATACACTAAGGTTGTAATCAAAACCTTATGAAGTGGGTGACGAAATGAACAGAATCTTTAAGGTTGGTATAAGTGTAGGATTCCTTTCCGGGATCATGTGTATTATTCTATATTATGTCTTGTGTGCGCTGCTGGATCTTCGGTTTGAACAGCTGAATCCCTTCTCAATCATGATTGCGTCAATCGTCGTCAATGTAATAGGCGCCTTTATTTATAACAAGATCCAGGATAGGACTTCTAAACCAAGGTTCTACTATGGGCTAGTCACCGTTCTGGGGGCACTACTTCTATCGCTGTATGACTGGGCTTATCCATCTGAACCCAATATTGCAGGGATTGCAAACACGCTTCATGCGCTAACAGCCTCCCTGTCGATTGCGTGGATTCCAACCTGGCTTACTAAGCGCGCTCTCCAAATTAAAACGATAGGAACGTGTTATGAATACGATTTCAAGAAAATGGCTTGCCTTCGTACCTCTGATTATACCGGCAGTCTATTTATATGGTTTCACACCGCTTCAAGAAGCATGGCTGGATAAATTCCTATTTTTGCTGCTTGCCTTCTGTTATTGGAGGAGCCTGCTATATACGAAGCACCGTGAGATAAATATCTGCATTCAGCTTATTGTCGTTTCCTACTTCATCCTTGTTCATACTCCATGGCATATGAGCTTCGGCTTTTACCCTTCCTTAGCCATGTCGATGCTTGTCTCGTATCGCAGAATTTCCTGTCTGGTCGGTTTCATGGCAGGCTGTTTTACAATCGCGGTCTGCCTGTCCGCTTACCTGTCTGACGAACCTCTTCGGTTCGAGTGGCTGCCCATCTCTATCGCATTGATCGTCCTTCCCTATGTGTCCAAACTGTACCAAGTCTCTTACGAGATGCAGATGAAGCTTACTCATGCCAGCGCAGAAAATGTGAAATATGCGGAGAGAGCACGCATTGCAAGAGATTTGCACGATACGCTGGGCCAGACGTTCTCCATGATTACTGTAAAGGGCGAGCTGGTGGAGAGACTCATTCGATCTAGTCCCAATGAGGCTCTAATTGAAGTCGGTGATATTCAGCGGATATCTAGGGCGGCCTTGCTGCAGGTCCGGGAAATGGTTAATGATATGCAATCCATCGATATCCGAGATGAACTTCATCGTGCTGTGCATATTCTTCAAACTGCCGGCATTGAGGCCGAAACGCACGTACGGATGGACGCGGAAAGAATGATGCCTATCGTACAGAATGTTCTTGGCATGTGCTTGCGGGAATGTATAACCAATGTCGTCAAACATAGCGGGGCAGGAAAATGTTCCATTCAGCTCCTGGAAGATAAGGAACGCTATTTGTTACTCACTTGTGACAATGGGATCGGCATCGCGAAGGGTCAGAATCAAACGGAGAAATGGGGTGCCGGTCTGCTGGGCATGAAGGAACGGTTATCTTTAATAGGAGGAACACTGGAACTGGATTCTGATGCTGAGAATCGCACGAAAGTGACGATTGCCATCCCTCATCACCGAACGCGGGCCAAGGAGGAAACAGGGTGAAGATTGTCATTGCAGAGGACCAAGGAATGTTAAGAAGCGCCATAAGCCGGCTCCTCGGTATGGAACCGGACATCGAAATCGTCGGAGAATCCGACAATGGCGAGCTAGCCTTGCAGCTGATCCGAAAGCTGTCGCCGGATATTGCCGTACTAGATATTGAAATGCCGCTATTAAGCGGACTGGACGTAGCTGAACAGCTTATGGCAGAGGGCAGTAAATGCCGGATCGCCATCGTGACGACTTTTGCCAAAAGCGGATATTATCAGCGAGCAATTCAAGCTGGAGTGATGGGGTATTTCCTAAAGGACGCCCCCGTATCGGAACTTGCCGTATCTTTACGCAAAATTTATAAGGGTAGTCGCGTATTCAGTCCACTCCTCACCTTCTCCATGAGCGAAGAACTGAATCCTTTAACGAATCGGGAGTCAGAGCTTCTATCCTATTTGAGAGCCGGATATTCGGTGAGCGAAATTAGCAAGCTATTATATTTGTCTCCCGCTACCATCCGTAATTACATCTCAGAGATCCTTCAGAAACTCGAGGCGAAGAATCGGATCGATGCCGTTGCAATTGCTCTAAACAAGGGTTGGATTTGAGCCTCGGAAGAACGTATAACCGAAAAAAGGAGCTGCACATGCAGTAATTGCTTCGAAGAAACGAAAGTGGATACCTATTGTAATGACTGCTTTACCATCTAAGATGAATGTAACTTTCCGAATAAGCAGTCTTTAATATTTTTTACTCTTACTGAATTCTTTCCTGCCACCACAATAATGCTCTCCTTTCCAAATCTTTTACAAATGCATCTTTACCAACACTATATCCTTCGATGTCTTTGGGAAATCGCTTGGCTAAATGTACTTTCAACTCTCCGTATTCTTGCACGTCCTTTAGATGCGATTTTAAATAATCCCGAACAGCGATATGGCGTTCGATCTCATATACATGATCAACTTGAAAAAAGTGCACCTGATGAGTCCTGTTTTCTCCTCCTTTACGAAAATATCTCCTTCCAGCCATCCCAAACTCTCCAAGGGGTTCATAACCGATATCAATCATCTTTGAATTAAATCCATCCACGTTCTCAATCTTGTTAACCACTGGCATGATATCAATGATTGGTTTAGCCTTGAGACCTGGCACCGCTGTGCTGCCAATATGATAAATTTCTAGGATTTCGCCTTCAAGAACTTTCCGGATCAATCTTGCTTCCTTTTGAAATTGATGAACCCAATTGGCATCATATTCTTTTACGACAATGTTCATTGCACGATTAGTCATCCTAACTCAACATCCTTTAACTATTTTTTCTTACTTTATTTTCATAATATCATAGGTGACAGAGATGCATTTCATTTAACTGGCTAATGTAGTGGCACAACCGATTTTAACATTGGTAGGTAGTTTACTTATGAGTTTTTATCTGAGCTAACCTGTTCGGGCGGCGTTGGACATTTTGAGTCTGGTCGCTGGCTGCTCAGAGTGACCAGAATTGTAAAAATTCTGTTAGCTGAAGGAAGTTCTGGAATCAGCCATTGCATTTAAGGCGTTCTCAAAATAGCTATATACTTCTTCTGCAATTCCCAGAAACTCTTCAACAGGTACATTACTATCCATGTAACATGCATACAGATATTCAACTAAAGCGGAGTCAATCTCACAATAGTTTAATATGGCATTCTTCATCTTAATAATGTCATCTTGCCATACACCTGTATCTTCTAAAACCAAAGAATATAATGCACGAATTAATCTCTTAGAGTAACCTTTAATATATCTAGATTTCATTGTGTTATCACTAGCATTAGAAAGTGAACGATGTATACGAACTACTTCCTCCTTAGTCTCTGTATTTAAGTCTAAAATGAACTCTGGAGAAATAATGATCGGTGGTACTTTCTCGCCAACGTCATCACCATATAGGCAAACACAAATGATCTTAACCCAAAAACCCCACTCATTTGGTTTACTTAATACATCGTCGATCGAGCAAATGATCGTATCAATCTTAGTTATAACTGGATATCCTTCCAAAAGCCTGTCTTTAATAGCTGTCAATCTTTCGTAATCAATATCTTTGGGATTTTCACATACAATAGTAAAGTCTGCATCTGACTTAAAAGGTTTAGCAGTTCCTTTTGGAATCGAGCCACACATATAAATGCTATGAATCTTACCTTTAAATTCGGCAAGTATATGATCTATATACTTATCAACAAAATCCTTATATTCACTTTGTATTACAATTCTATTTATAACTTTTTCTAATATCAGATAGACTCC
This sequence is a window from Paenibacillus urinalis. Protein-coding genes within it:
- a CDS encoding NAD(P)H-dependent oxidoreductase, with translation MKTLVIVTHPNLETSTINKRLVEELNKFPEKYTVHDLYKTYPDGNIDVKSEQRLVESHANLVFQFPIFWFNCPPLLKKWLDDVLTYGWGYGSSSGNQMKHRKVALAVSTGIRREEYSSDGKYKYSLEQLLAPFETTFHYCNSDYRSFFAVYGKEGDEASTVEDNRPTTNLLEVRAHEYLRFIDTL
- a CDS encoding DinB family protein, encoding MEKRSIDRLEGFVQAIPAKIEQLGCEHMRVPRSEGKWSRLQILGHLCDSAIHNLIRFIDAQHTSGRYTVTSYNQDAWVVAQRYETASVEEVLALWESVNLSILRVISSIPEESLSSSQVLLPDGEIRTLLWLVDDYVEHLNHHLRQILDVD
- a CDS encoding sensor histidine kinase, encoding MNTISRKWLAFVPLIIPAVYLYGFTPLQEAWLDKFLFLLLAFCYWRSLLYTKHREINICIQLIVVSYFILVHTPWHMSFGFYPSLAMSMLVSYRRISCLVGFMAGCFTIAVCLSAYLSDEPLRFEWLPISIALIVLPYVSKLYQVSYEMQMKLTHASAENVKYAERARIARDLHDTLGQTFSMITVKGELVERLIRSSPNEALIEVGDIQRISRAALLQVREMVNDMQSIDIRDELHRAVHILQTAGIEAETHVRMDAERMMPIVQNVLGMCLRECITNVVKHSGAGKCSIQLLEDKERYLLLTCDNGIGIAKGQNQTEKWGAGLLGMKERLSLIGGTLELDSDAENRTKVTIAIPHHRTRAKEETG
- a CDS encoding response regulator transcription factor, which encodes MKIVIAEDQGMLRSAISRLLGMEPDIEIVGESDNGELALQLIRKLSPDIAVLDIEMPLLSGLDVAEQLMAEGSKCRIAIVTTFAKSGYYQRAIQAGVMGYFLKDAPVSELAVSLRKIYKGSRVFSPLLTFSMSEELNPLTNRESELLSYLRAGYSVSEISKLLYLSPATIRNYISEILQKLEAKNRIDAVAIALNKGWI
- a CDS encoding GrpB family protein, which produces MNIVVKEYDANWVHQFQKEARLIRKVLEGEILEIYHIGSTAVPGLKAKPIIDIMPVVNKIENVDGFNSKMIDIGYEPLGEFGMAGRRYFRKGGENRTHQVHFFQVDHVYEIERHIAVRDYLKSHLKDVQEYGELKVHLAKRFPKDIEGYSVGKDAFVKDLERRALLWWQERIQ
- a CDS encoding nucleotidyltransferase domain-containing protein, coding for MILEKVINRIVIQSEYKDFVDKYIDHILAEFKGKIHSIYMCGSIPKGTAKPFKSDADFTIVCENPKDIDYERLTAIKDRLLEGYPVITKIDTIICSIDDVLSKPNEWGFWVKIICVCLYGDDVGEKVPPIIISPEFILDLNTETKEEVVRIHRSLSNASDNTMKSRYIKGYSKRLIRALYSLVLEDTGVWQDDIIKMKNAILNYCEIDSALVEYLYACYMDSNVPVEEFLGIAEEVYSYFENALNAMADSRTSFS